ggagtaaaaatcacgtagattttaatatccaacaaaacgccacgaaggcttaactctccaaaacgggagtacacaaaccacaaaggttttagtttgcagaataataagaataacacaaatacagaaattaatattaaattccttaagattgttatccccgccaatattgctgtatttgtaaataataattttgcaaaatataagttaacgtaatgaaacaataataaattcgagcccactaaattcacagtgtttccttaaggaatttaatcccctcctagtacccaaggtaatggattatttcctcccaggatagaacgaataacacactggtatagcggtacttcaaaccccagtgtttcagcgaacacaaagttcggtagcaaatcacacttacagttgctttgtttgaagttaaaaacaatgcagaacgaaggagtataaactcagaaaatcgtatggaaatgctgagaggaaggagtgcaaatgtatagccaatttgttgagcgaattgtgtgttgtgtgttgagtgtctttcttcaacatctgctgcacatatatatagcagcaaaatgttgaagaagaccaaacgtccaccctccatggtggagcaagcattataTGTTTGtaggcggctgccaaatggtcaatacacggattgaaaaatatccgttacaaatgcggataatcttacgttaatatttactattaacaaataattttggtccaaaaaatcaatcgatcatttgaccaaatccgaagccgaagccgaagccgaagccgagccgagcgagcgacgacgacgacggcgcgaggcttgctttcttcttaactctttaagagctataagaagagcaattatatatatacccaccaaaaatgtcttcatcttccaatatgggacaatgtctcattgtcaagagggggaaacttaaaattttactcaaaatttcattttccctccatttcccattcaccctcattttaagaatatttcatcttaaaaacaaaaacctcaacaacAAATAGCTTTGTGCGTTGGACTACTTCTTTAATGTGACTCATAGGATGCATTTGTTAAGGGCCACCGTTTGGGACACTGCATTACATTCTTTTCATCCTCCTTATCGAACACAAGTTGTACACTACTCCTAGCTATTTTGCCCGACCTCGATTGGTAGActggattcttttttttttttttcctttcggCATACTTTGTTATCATCCTAACCTGAGCTGCTAACTAGAATTCCATCAGTTATTAGTATTTGATTGTTTATGGTACTAGGAGAAGCTAAGTTATCTCCAGTTAAATAACCAATGCGGAATCCCAAACATGATGAGAAGGCCATCGTTCAAGAGTCCAGAAATGCTTAAAGTCTGTTGTTTGTGATATGCAGATCTTCGGGGCCTTTTGGTACCTGTTATCTGTCGAACGCAAAGATACATGTTGGAATGAAGCATGTAGTGAAAATGAGCAGTGCAATGAAAAATTATCTTATCTGTATTGTTCACGTGAAGGAAACTTTAATGTGACAGAATGGCAAGAAATTGGTAAGAGTGTTCTTGACGAGAAATGTTCTGAGGAGGAAAACTTTCAGTATGGAATATATGCAAGAGCTGTAACATCTGGTGTTCTTAACTCTGAGGATTTCGTTGTCAAATATTGTTTTTGTTTGTGGTGGGGATTGCAGAATTTGAGGTAAAACTTCAAATATATGATGCCTCTAATAATATTGTTATTTTCCCTCCTTTGCACACTCTGTCTTTGGTCAACATTTGTCTGCCTCATAATTTTCCCTGTACATGTGTGGTGTTCACCAAAGTCAGAAAATCACCCTTTGGTCAATGCTGCCTTACAAGGCCTCCTGAGCTCAACTAGTTTGATATTTCATTTTTTACAGCACACTTGGTCAGGGGCTTGAAACCAGTACCTATACTCTGGAAAATCTCTTTTCAATAATATTGGCCATTTCTGGACTCCTACTATTTGCTCTTCTCATTGGAAACATGCAGGTGCGTTGATTAAAGAGGcctttatgttttggtttttctGGGAACATTTTTCTTAAGGTTGAACTTGTCAGATTCTTTAGAAGATGATGCAGAATAGTACCAAGCTTTTCAGTGTCAtacttcttttattcttttagTTTCTTTTCAAGGGTCAAAGCTGGCAATATCTTGAACAGGACTTATAGCCACTATTGCCTGGATACTTGGCGTTAAAGTTAAATACAACTGCATATTTGTTTGACAGTCTAGTATTGAGAAAATTGACCCAAGGAATTCAAAATCGGATAAGCACCATAGGAATTTTATCAGATCTTATTTCTCTTTGCGTCAAATTGGCCTTTAAAGGACTTGTGGCTTTTGCTTAATATTAGTTCAATAATGATAAAACTGCCTTCTCATATTGCTAACATTTTAAACATATGGCTCCTTCGGTTCCTCTAACTGCTTGATGTAGGAGACGGAAGGTGAAGCGGAAAAAGAAGGAGATTTTCCTCCTATTTTAGTATTTATCCTTCTCTGATGTTGTTTAATCAGATCAGAGTGGAAGAAAAAGTAAGGAATTAGGTCTTTCTTGTTCCATATTATTCCTAATACAGATTGGTTCGAACAATAAAAATGGAGGGATTGCATAACCTACCTTATTACGTCCTAAACAAATGGGAGAAATGTCTTCTAACAACTGCTAATTGCCTGATTATGGGGAATGCTTGATTGTATTacactatactactattacactatactactattaaaccTTAGGAGCATGAAAATTCTTTAATTAGGAAAACGTACAAGTTCGTACATTCCAACAGTGTTGAAACTTGAGGAATCTTTTGTTCCCTACAGACCTATCTTCAGTCTCTGACGGTACGCCTTGAGGAAATGAGGGTCAAAAGGCGTGACTCGGAGCAGTGGATGCATCACAGAGTACTTCCTCCTGAGCTAAGGGAGAGAGTTCGGCGTTATGATCAGTACAAATGGCTGGAAACTAGAGGAGTAGATGAAGAGAGTTTGGTGCAAAATCTGCCAAAAGATCTTAGGAGGGATATTAAGCGGCATCTTTGTTTGAATTTGGTCAGAAGGGTAAGTACTCTTTTCTTGTTGATAACCCTGTTTCAGTATCttaaagagttttgagaaatttgatAAGTGTGCATAGAAATGAAACGAAAGCTTACACTTTTGGGCATGATAATATTTATATGTTGAATCCTTAATGTGAATTTGTTGTAATATTGTGAATGACCTATTTTGTAGGTGCCCTTGTTTGAGAACATGGACGAGAGGTTGCTTGATGCAATCTGTGAGCGGTTGAAACCAAGTTTATGCACAGAAAATACGTACATAGTTAGGGAAGGGGACCCGGTTGGTGAAATGTTGTTTATAATCCGTGGTCACCTAGAGAGTGTAACAACTGATGGTGGAAGAAGTGGTTTCTTCAACAGAGGTATTCTGAAAGAAAATGACTTCTGCGGGGAGGAACTGCTGACATGGGCATTGGATCCTAAATCCGGTTCAAACTTGCCGCCATCCACTAGGACTGTAAAGGCACTCACAGAAGTAGAGGCATTTGCCTTAGAAGCAGAGGAAGTGAAGTACATTACATCTCAGTTCAGACGGCTGCAGAGTCGACAGGTACAGCACACTTTTAGATTTTACTCGCAGCAATGGAGAACGTGGGCTGCCAGCTTTATACAAGCTGCATGGCGCCGTCATATGCGGAGAAAAATTGCAGAACTTCGTCACAATGAAGAATTGGAAGAAGACGACTATAATGAGAACGATGATGGAGAAACGGAGTTGACACCAATGTTGCATAAAGCTCCAGAGCGACCACGTTAGTCTCTGAAATTTTGCAGCTAATGCTATGTGTGGAGTTCATAGGCTTCAAAACTCTGAGTTCTAGAG
This DNA window, taken from Nicotiana tabacum cultivar K326 chromosome 4, ASM71507v2, whole genome shotgun sequence, encodes the following:
- the LOC107825983 gene encoding putative cyclic nucleotide-gated ion channel 8 isoform X1 — encoded protein: MFGNYKSQLIGGQKEKFVRLEDANSDLSFKSDMAGRTKFGFNIEGMTTGGRPNNPSKSIKLGVKRGSEGLMTFGRTLKSGVTRAVFPEDLKVSDRKIFDPQDKSLLFWNRLLVISCIFAVSVDPLFLFLPVFKSEGMCLHIDESLAKVVISMRTILDLFYVIRMVLQFRTAYIAPSSRVFGRGELVIDPKQIASRYIQRYFVVDLLSVLPLPQLAVARYLDGSKGSDVLGTKRALVVIIILQYIPRFLRFVPLSSDLKKTAGVFAETAWAGAAYYLLWFVLASHIFGAFWYLLSVERKDTCWNEACSENEQCNEKLSYLYCSREGNFNVTEWQEIGKSVLDEKCSEEENFQYGIYARAVTSGVLNSEDFVVKYCFCLWWGLQNLSTLGQGLETSTYTLENLFSIILAISGLLLFALLIGNMQTYLQSLTVRLEEMRVKRRDSEQWMHHRVLPPELRERVRRYDQYKWLETRGVDEESLVQNLPKDLRRDIKRHLCLNLVRRVPLFENMDERLLDAICERLKPSLCTENTYIVREGDPVGEMLFIIRGHLESVTTDGGRSGFFNRGILKENDFCGEELLTWALDPKSGSNLPPSTRTVKALTEVEAFALEAEEVKYITSQFRRLQSRQVQHTFRFYSQQWRTWAASFIQAAWRRHMRRKIAELRHNEELEEDDYNENDDGETELTPMLHKAPERPR